From the Phaseolus vulgaris chloroplast, complete genome genome, the window TTTGTAGCGAATCATTTATTAAGAAAAATAAATAAGCTTAACACAAAAGCGGAAAAAGATATAATATTAACTTGGTCCAGAGCATCTACCATTATACCTACAATGATTGGCCATACCATTGCTATCCATAATGGAAAAGAACATTTACCTATTTATATAACAGATCGTATGGTAGGCCATAAATTAGGAGAATTTTCACCTACTCTAAACTTCCGAGGACATGCGAAAAATGATAATAGATCTCGTCGTTAACGTTCATTTTCACATCCATTTTGAAAGAGGAATGCATAAATCCATAAATATTACAAAATTGAATTATTAGGAAAATGAAGTTCAACTCATTTCTTTTAGAATTCATGAAATTCATGAAATAATGAATAATAATAAAATTCTTTTTTCATTCAGAATTCAATCAATTCAATAAAATATTCAATTGATTTGTAAAAATAGACTCTTATGATAAAGAAGAACCTCTATACAGAAGAACCTGTATACAGAAGAACCTCTATACAGAAGAACCTCTATACAGAAGCCTTGTCTTTTGGTCAAATAAAAAAAAGGTTCATGTCTATTTACAACACAAAGTACAAATAGTAATTG encodes:
- the rps19 gene encoding ribosomal protein S19 — protein: MTRSLKKNPFVANHLLRKINKLNTKAEKDIILTWSRASTIIPTMIGHTIAIHNGKEHLPIYITDRMVGHKLGEFSPTLNFRGHAKNDNRSRR